Proteins found in one Amycolatopsis umgeniensis genomic segment:
- a CDS encoding aspartate kinase: MVNSSQDLDVSLVPPLPQVRDKGLVIRKYGGSSLATPGMVSEVAAEVAALVEAGDRVVLVVSAMGDTTDRLIALAGEFAEPPAPRELDQLMATGEQVSAAVLALALAERGVEAVSLSGDQAGIEVSGEPGAGTIVRVDPAKITERLRDVQVVVVAGFQGRDENGELLTLGRGGSDTTAVALAAALGGSECEICTDVHGVRTADPRIVPDTRPVSAISYDAMVELAEVGARVLHPRSVELARRHGVAVRVTHSSDPGPSTVVTAGESSLEGAPRVIGIAHERDVRLVRVEVSPADPDHYARVLSMLAGCGVKPDNLSWPDPGELRFTVRGSEPLGLPITELAMELDARSTVLEELGSVSVVGNALLDSPGCLPELLRVLADHRVTVPAMTTSQSRLTAVIPAEAVDKTVRALHESFGLAEDRT, from the coding sequence ATGGTGAATTCTTCCCAAGATCTCGATGTCAGCTTGGTTCCGCCTTTACCGCAGGTACGCGACAAGGGACTGGTCATACGAAAATACGGTGGCTCGTCGCTGGCCACACCCGGAATGGTGAGCGAGGTGGCCGCCGAGGTCGCCGCACTCGTCGAAGCGGGGGATCGGGTGGTTCTGGTCGTGTCGGCCATGGGGGACACCACCGACCGGCTGATCGCCCTGGCCGGGGAGTTCGCGGAGCCGCCTGCTCCACGGGAACTCGACCAGTTGATGGCGACCGGCGAACAAGTCTCCGCGGCGGTGCTCGCCTTGGCACTGGCCGAGCGCGGGGTCGAGGCCGTTTCGCTGTCCGGTGACCAGGCCGGGATCGAGGTGAGCGGCGAACCCGGCGCGGGGACGATCGTGCGGGTCGATCCGGCCAAGATCACCGAGCGGCTACGTGACGTGCAGGTCGTCGTGGTCGCCGGATTCCAGGGACGGGACGAGAACGGGGAACTGCTGACTCTCGGCAGAGGCGGCTCCGACACCACCGCGGTCGCGCTCGCGGCCGCGCTCGGCGGTTCCGAATGCGAGATCTGCACCGATGTCCACGGCGTGCGCACCGCCGACCCCCGGATCGTGCCGGACACCCGCCCGGTCAGTGCGATCTCCTATGACGCGATGGTCGAACTCGCCGAAGTCGGTGCCCGTGTGCTGCATCCCCGATCCGTCGAACTGGCTCGCCGTCACGGGGTGGCGGTGCGTGTGACGCATTCTTCGGATCCCGGTCCCTCCACCGTCGTCACGGCGGGGGAATCTTCGCTGGAAGGCGCGCCCCGCGTCATCGGCATCGCGCACGAGCGCGACGTGAGGCTGGTCCGGGTCGAGGTTTCCCCTGCCGACCCGGACCATTACGCCCGCGTGCTCTCGATGCTCGCCGGATGCGGGGTGAAACCGGACAACCTGAGCTGGCCCGATCCGGGCGAGCTCAGATTCACGGTCCGGGGCTCGGAGCCGCTGGGCCTGCCGATCACGGAACTCGCGATGGAACTGGACGCCCGGTCCACGGTGCTCGAGGAGCTCGGCTCCGTTTCCGTGGTCGGGAACGCGTTGCTCGACTCGCCCGGCTGCCTGCCCGAGTTGCTGCGGGTCCTCGCCGACCATCGCGTCACGGTGCCGGCGATGACGACTTCGCAGTCGCGGCTCACCGCGGTCATCCCCGCCGAAGCCGTAGACAAGACCGTCCGTGCCCTGCACGAGTCGTTCGGCCTGGCGGAGGACCGGACATGA
- a CDS encoding FtsX-like permease family protein encodes MFVAWRDLRFAKGRFALMGAVVVLITLLVGLLSGLTAGLGEQNVSAITGLPADKIVFAAPDEGQSLSYANSAVTETQRKQWAETPGVTGAEPLGIATTKATAGNRSAGISVFGVRSGSKLAPDSGMLTAESVTLSSSAAEDLGVRSGDTISVAGRPLTVAAVSGDAWFSHTPVVWASLDVWARTAPPVGGAPTATVLALTTTGDVDFAATDGTAGTKTVSKDESLSAIGSYTSENGSLQLMRGFLFAISALVIGAFFTVWTIQRSGDIAVLKALGASTAFLLKDALGQAVVLLVGGTAIGTALAVGLGAVVAGSAVPFLLTPATVLVPAVVMILLGALGAGLSVRRITSVDPLTALGSAR; translated from the coding sequence GTGTTCGTCGCCTGGAGAGACCTGAGATTCGCCAAGGGGCGGTTCGCCCTGATGGGCGCCGTCGTCGTGCTGATCACGCTGCTGGTCGGCCTGTTGTCGGGGCTCACCGCGGGGCTGGGGGAGCAGAACGTCTCCGCGATCACCGGCCTGCCCGCGGACAAGATCGTCTTCGCCGCTCCTGACGAGGGGCAGAGCCTCTCTTATGCCAACTCCGCCGTCACCGAGACACAGCGGAAGCAGTGGGCCGAGACCCCGGGTGTCACCGGCGCCGAGCCGCTGGGCATCGCCACCACCAAGGCGACCGCAGGGAACCGCAGCGCCGGGATCTCCGTCTTCGGTGTCCGGTCCGGCTCGAAACTGGCCCCGGACAGCGGCATGCTCACTGCCGAGTCGGTAACTCTTTCCTCGTCCGCCGCCGAAGACTTGGGGGTCCGGAGCGGGGACACGATCTCCGTCGCCGGGCGTCCGCTGACGGTCGCCGCCGTGTCGGGAGACGCCTGGTTCAGTCACACCCCGGTGGTGTGGGCAAGCCTCGACGTCTGGGCGCGGACGGCGCCTCCCGTCGGCGGCGCACCGACCGCCACCGTGCTCGCGCTGACCACGACCGGCGACGTCGACTTCGCCGCCACTGACGGTACCGCGGGCACGAAGACGGTGTCGAAGGACGAATCCTTGTCGGCGATCGGTTCCTACACCTCGGAAAACGGCTCCCTGCAACTGATGCGCGGCTTCCTGTTCGCCATCTCCGCGCTCGTGATCGGCGCCTTCTTCACCGTCTGGACGATCCAGCGCAGCGGCGACATCGCCGTTCTCAAGGCTTTGGGGGCCAGTACCGCCTTCCTGCTGAAGGACGCGCTCGGCCAGGCCGTCGTGCTGCTCGTCGGCGGCACCGCCATCGGAACCGCGCTGGCCGTCGGACTCGGCGCCGTCGTCGCCGGCTCCGCTGTGCCCTTCCTGCTGACTCCGGCCACCGTCCTCGTTCCCGCCGTCGTGATGATCCTGCTCGGCGCGCTGGGGGCGGGCCTGTCCGTCCGCCGCATCACCTCCGTCGACCCGCTGACCGCACTGGGGAGTGCCCGATGA
- a CDS encoding DUF3105 domain-containing protein has protein sequence MRNENAVHSLEHGAVWLTFRPGLTVEQVNSLSGLVKGKHHALLSPYPGLPATVVATAWGRRLELDDPADPRIARFLDVCRAGPQSVEKGAPCAGGVGKPLL, from the coding sequence CTGCGGAACGAGAACGCGGTGCACTCCCTCGAACACGGCGCCGTATGGCTCACCTTTCGACCGGGCTTGACGGTTGAACAGGTGAACTCGCTCAGCGGTCTCGTCAAAGGGAAACACCACGCCCTGCTCAGCCCGTACCCCGGATTACCCGCCACCGTGGTGGCGACAGCGTGGGGAAGGCGGCTCGAGCTGGACGATCCGGCAGACCCGCGGATCGCGCGATTCCTCGATGTCTGCCGGGCGGGCCCGCAGTCGGTCGAAAAGGGCGCCCCGTGTGCTGGCGGCGTCGGAAAACCTTTGCTTTAG
- a CDS encoding DUF3105 domain-containing protein yields the protein MGMFLVLATLAIVAADLVGFTRLTEAGGEPEIAGVERFDIRERGHHGTVAYDRVPPAGGPHDPALQNCGV from the coding sequence GTGGGAATGTTCCTCGTGCTGGCCACCCTCGCGATCGTGGCCGCCGACCTGGTCGGGTTCACCAGGCTCACCGAAGCCGGCGGCGAACCGGAGATCGCCGGGGTCGAACGGTTCGACATCCGCGAACGGGGGCACCACGGAACCGTCGCGTACGACCGGGTGCCGCCTGCCGGTGGACCGCACGACCCGGCACTGCAGAACTGCGGCGTGTAG
- a CDS encoding PadR family transcriptional regulator — translation MAGNRSGPRMTLPTQLVLRVLLEDPSQERYGLEISSAAGLASGTIHPILARLENVGWLESRWEEVDPKTEGRPRRRYYRLSPDGVALAGAALARTSATALGRLRPGLAGGAS, via the coding sequence ATGGCTGGAAACCGGTCCGGACCCCGGATGACCCTTCCGACGCAGTTGGTCCTCCGCGTGCTGTTGGAAGACCCGTCGCAGGAGCGCTACGGCTTGGAGATCTCGTCGGCGGCGGGGCTGGCGAGCGGGACGATCCATCCGATCCTGGCGCGGTTGGAGAACGTCGGCTGGCTGGAGAGCCGCTGGGAAGAGGTCGATCCGAAGACGGAGGGACGGCCACGCCGCCGGTATTACCGGCTCAGCCCCGACGGTGTCGCGCTCGCGGGGGCCGCGCTCGCCAGGACTTCGGCGACCGCGCTCGGCCGCCTCCGGCCCGGACTGGCCGGAGGTGCGTCATGA
- the sigJ gene encoding RNA polymerase sigma factor SigJ encodes MNDLDPGLSAIVSERRQLIGLAYRLIGSLSEAEDVVQETYTRWYALSSAQREAIDSPGAWLTTVASRICLDLLGSARARRERYVGEWVPEPLPGRFEWTTGRPAAADPADRVTLDESINMAFLVVLESLTPAERVAFILHDVFRYAFAEVAEIVGRTPAACRQLASSARRRIRTTQAAPAPIARQADLVKDFKKAWEAQDIKALIGLLDPNVKAVGDGGGLVSAALHPFEGREQVAAYLMEVAHKTAGLELLERTVNGQPGLVLRKAELTVAVYAFHVTGDRIRHIWGVRNPEKLRSWTEA; translated from the coding sequence ATGAACGACCTCGACCCGGGCCTGAGCGCGATCGTGAGTGAACGGCGTCAGCTGATCGGACTCGCGTATCGCCTGATCGGCTCCCTTTCCGAGGCCGAAGACGTGGTGCAGGAGACCTACACCCGCTGGTACGCCTTGTCCTCCGCCCAACGGGAAGCGATCGACTCCCCCGGCGCCTGGCTGACCACGGTCGCCAGCCGCATCTGCCTCGACCTTCTCGGGTCGGCACGCGCGAGGCGGGAACGCTACGTGGGCGAATGGGTTCCCGAACCACTGCCGGGGCGGTTCGAATGGACCACCGGTCGACCGGCCGCCGCCGACCCGGCAGACCGGGTCACCCTCGACGAGTCGATCAACATGGCTTTTCTCGTCGTGCTGGAGTCGTTGACCCCGGCCGAGCGAGTCGCGTTCATCCTGCACGACGTCTTCCGCTACGCCTTCGCCGAAGTGGCGGAGATCGTCGGCAGGACTCCGGCGGCCTGCCGTCAACTGGCCTCCTCCGCGCGCCGCCGCATCCGCACGACGCAGGCCGCGCCTGCCCCGATCGCCCGGCAGGCCGACCTCGTCAAGGATTTCAAGAAGGCGTGGGAAGCGCAGGACATCAAGGCGCTCATCGGTCTCCTCGATCCGAACGTGAAGGCCGTCGGCGACGGCGGAGGACTCGTCAGCGCCGCGCTCCATCCTTTCGAAGGCCGGGAGCAGGTTGCCGCCTATCTCATGGAGGTGGCGCACAAGACCGCCGGACTCGAACTCCTGGAGCGGACCGTCAACGGTCAACCCGGCCTCGTCCTGAGGAAGGCCGAGCTGACCGTCGCCGTCTACGCGTTCCACGTCACCGGCGACCGCATCCGGCACATCTGGGGAGTGCGGAACCCCGAGAAACTCCGGTCGTGGACGGAGGCGTGA
- a CDS encoding HAF repeat-containing protein, producing MLRNRVAGVRRPALSLTAALVVLACAVTGTAQATQTGPVDLGTLPGDDASTVLAVNEAGVMVGLSFAGPARRSLPVRWDANGQIMALPTPGGTEGQVRDINSLGVSAGYVLTPTAAVPVRWDADGVATTLQVPPGYHNATAWAISDTGVVVGNWLTPDNHYHGFRWDPNGQATDLGALPGETWSMADGISADGSIIVGSGFRAGANQAVRWVNGGPITELEPTGYSSGASRNNKPGVAAGVLNETKPGPPIPATWDQAGTRHNLEWPSPHSVWVSQIGPTGYVVGTGYANPPKRSAVLWAPDGDLTILPDDGLGAEVEAVDSDGTAVGAFKSKATAWFRNGERRQLGLLPGGSRSQAYRITDSGRVVGTATVATGKDHAVYWTLD from the coding sequence ATGCTGAGGAATCGTGTGGCCGGTGTCCGAAGACCGGCATTGTCGCTGACGGCGGCTCTTGTCGTGCTCGCCTGCGCGGTGACGGGGACCGCGCAGGCCACCCAGACTGGGCCGGTGGATCTCGGGACGTTGCCCGGCGACGACGCCAGTACGGTCCTGGCGGTCAACGAAGCGGGGGTGATGGTCGGGCTGTCGTTCGCGGGTCCCGCGCGGCGCAGTCTTCCCGTTCGCTGGGACGCCAACGGCCAGATCATGGCTTTGCCCACGCCAGGCGGCACCGAGGGGCAGGTGCGTGACATCAACAGTCTCGGGGTTTCCGCCGGCTACGTGCTGACCCCGACCGCCGCCGTGCCGGTCCGATGGGACGCCGACGGCGTGGCGACCACGTTGCAGGTCCCACCCGGCTATCACAACGCCACCGCGTGGGCGATCAGCGACACCGGTGTCGTCGTCGGCAACTGGCTGACGCCGGACAACCACTATCACGGTTTCCGCTGGGACCCGAACGGTCAGGCCACCGATCTGGGCGCGCTGCCCGGTGAGACCTGGAGTATGGCCGATGGCATCTCCGCCGACGGCAGCATCATCGTGGGCAGCGGGTTCCGTGCGGGTGCGAACCAAGCCGTGCGGTGGGTGAACGGTGGACCGATCACCGAACTGGAGCCCACGGGCTACAGCAGCGGGGCCAGCAGGAACAACAAGCCCGGGGTGGCCGCCGGTGTGCTGAACGAGACGAAGCCCGGGCCCCCGATCCCGGCGACCTGGGACCAGGCAGGCACGAGGCACAATCTGGAGTGGCCCAGCCCGCATTCCGTCTGGGTCAGCCAGATCGGGCCCACGGGTTACGTGGTCGGTACCGGCTACGCCAACCCGCCCAAGCGATCGGCGGTGCTCTGGGCGCCCGACGGCGACCTCACCATCCTGCCGGACGACGGCCTTGGCGCCGAAGTCGAAGCGGTCGACTCGGACGGCACCGCGGTGGGCGCTTTCAAGAGCAAGGCGACCGCCTGGTTCCGAAACGGGGAGCGCAGGCAACTCGGCCTGCTTCCCGGTGGTAGCCGCAGCCAGGCCTACCGGATCACCGACAGCGGCCGCGTCGTCGGAACGGCCACCGTCGCCACCGGAAAAGATCACGCGGTGTACTGGACACTCGACTAG
- a CDS encoding helix-turn-helix transcriptional regulator: protein MYESGRPVRGREVRRGEAGGEAAAALAAGDESGLLAAADTFAELPAPLLAAEMLSAAGRVAQAAGHSRRAGAALARARELTRCCPTARTPELDRAEGTQQLTPREREIARLAAGQATSPEIARRLRLSVRTVDNHLAHVYDKLGISSRIELTTLFR, encoded by the coding sequence GTGTATGAAAGCGGTCGTCCTGTACGAGGCCGCGAGGTTCGGCGCGGCGAGGCAGGTGGAGAAGCGGCCGCGGCGCTGGCGGCGGGCGACGAATCCGGCCTGCTCGCCGCGGCGGACACGTTCGCCGAACTGCCCGCTCCCCTGCTGGCCGCCGAAATGCTGTCGGCCGCAGGCCGGGTGGCCCAGGCGGCGGGACATTCGCGACGGGCGGGCGCCGCCCTCGCGAGAGCACGCGAACTCACGCGATGTTGCCCGACGGCGCGCACCCCGGAACTCGACCGGGCCGAAGGCACCCAGCAGCTCACTCCGAGGGAACGCGAAATCGCCCGGCTGGCCGCGGGACAGGCGACGAGCCCGGAGATCGCGCGCAGACTGCGGCTCTCGGTCCGGACCGTGGACAACCACCTGGCCCACGTCTACGACAAGCTCGGGATCTCAAGCAGGATCGAGCTCACCACGCTGTTCCGTTGA
- a CDS encoding serine hydrolase, which yields MKRLSVILTAMLAVVALTSAAPAGATPRFDRELQTRIARAQAYADSRPGDTGIVLRDRWTGAVYRSAAAGTLIWACSTPKLAMVVDLLLRNDSGAVQLTTEDRDLIHRMLNSSDDAAAHTLWTRYGGEAEFAKRFPSYGMTDMRFTDQHPHHWGWILTTANDLDRLVNYVLTKLPRQHRDYIVREMRTVDVNQQWGVWGAGPAARPGNKDGWSDDNDDGSWIMNSVGFVGPHERYTLALMNNTKVIQNGFETGQETTTKISEILFKGYFRG from the coding sequence ATGAAGAGACTTTCCGTCATCTTGACCGCGATGCTGGCCGTGGTCGCGTTGACCTCCGCCGCGCCGGCAGGGGCGACCCCGCGCTTCGATCGGGAGCTCCAAACGCGGATCGCACGCGCCCAGGCCTATGCCGACAGCAGGCCCGGTGACACCGGGATCGTCCTCCGGGATCGCTGGACCGGTGCGGTGTACCGGAGCGCGGCCGCCGGAACCCTCATCTGGGCCTGTTCCACCCCGAAGCTGGCGATGGTCGTCGACCTGTTGCTGCGCAACGACTCCGGGGCGGTCCAGCTGACCACCGAAGACCGGGATCTGATCCACCGCATGCTCAACTCCAGCGACGACGCCGCCGCTCACACCTTGTGGACCCGGTACGGCGGGGAGGCCGAGTTCGCCAAGCGGTTCCCGTCCTACGGTATGACCGACATGCGGTTCACCGACCAGCACCCGCATCACTGGGGTTGGATCCTGACCACCGCGAACGACCTCGACCGGCTGGTCAACTACGTCCTGACGAAGCTGCCCCGGCAGCACCGCGACTATATCGTCCGTGAGATGCGCACCGTCGACGTCAACCAGCAGTGGGGAGTCTGGGGTGCGGGCCCGGCCGCGCGGCCGGGGAACAAGGACGGTTGGTCCGACGACAACGACGACGGCTCCTGGATCATGAACTCGGTCGGCTTCGTCGGGCCGCACGAGAGGTACACCCTCGCGCTGATGAACAACACCAAGGTCATCCAGAACGGTTTCGAAACCGGCCAGGAGACCACCACCAAGATCAGCGAAATCCTGTTCAAGGGGTATTTCCGGGGCTGA
- a CDS encoding ABC transporter ATP-binding protein: protein MSLNLTGVTLTYPDGDSRLTALDDVTLDVLPGALTAVAGPSGSGKSSLLAVAATLITPDDGTVTVDGTVTTGLTRGELAELRRRKIGIVFQQPNLLPSLAAVEQLQVMARIDGRSPAKARGAAMDLLDAVGLAPQAGRRPHQLSGGQRQRVNIARALMNEPTVLLIDEPTSALDHERGAGVIELITRLTHERATATVLVTHDRVHLAAVDRITEVHDGRLSGSVPATGVH, encoded by the coding sequence ATGAGCCTGAACCTGACCGGTGTCACCCTCACCTATCCCGACGGCGACTCCCGTCTCACCGCCCTCGACGACGTCACGCTCGACGTTCTCCCGGGTGCTCTCACCGCTGTCGCCGGGCCCTCCGGCTCCGGCAAGTCCAGCCTGCTCGCCGTCGCCGCCACCCTCATCACCCCGGACGACGGGACCGTCACCGTGGACGGCACCGTGACCACCGGCCTGACCCGCGGCGAACTCGCCGAACTGCGCCGCCGCAAGATCGGGATCGTCTTCCAGCAGCCCAATCTGCTGCCGTCCCTCGCCGCCGTCGAACAGCTCCAGGTGATGGCCCGGATCGACGGCCGCTCCCCGGCGAAGGCCCGAGGCGCGGCCATGGACCTGCTCGACGCCGTCGGGCTGGCGCCGCAGGCTGGACGTCGTCCGCACCAGCTCTCCGGCGGTCAACGGCAGCGGGTGAACATCGCCCGCGCGCTGATGAACGAGCCCACCGTGCTGTTGATCGACGAACCGACGAGCGCTCTCGACCACGAGCGTGGTGCCGGGGTCATCGAGCTGATCACCCGGCTCACCCACGAGCGCGCCACCGCCACCGTTCTCGTCACCCACGATCGCGTCCACCTCGCCGCCGTGGACCGGATCACCGAAGTCCACGATGGACGGTTGAGCGGTTCCGTGCCGGCCACCGGAGTCCATTGA
- a CDS encoding pentapeptide repeat-containing protein: protein MTRTFLLFAVAAVLGLALLFGTVLVLPLLLYPSLADAELTGVANAETRIQLRQAQGQLQNNARSTLLQVFAGLVVVVGGAATWRQVRVNRDGQFADRFTRGVEQLGSDNVDVRVGGIYALERIAHNSPEDRRTIQVVISSYVRNRSPWQAGLADGPEHPTPVVDENRPWLRIHSPDIQAAMIILARRPRSRDAPRLYLSRVDLRGLQLERNQLTDVHMRYANLARAWLPFTRLDDSDLKCTDLRRANLESAGLVGVSLCGAHLQGANLRGADLRDADLRGADMRAQHLAEAILTGARADETTVWPEDFGPDRRREHGISSAE from the coding sequence ATGACGCGAACGTTCTTGCTCTTCGCGGTCGCCGCGGTGCTCGGCTTGGCACTGCTGTTCGGCACGGTGCTCGTGCTCCCGTTACTGCTCTACCCGTCCTTGGCGGACGCCGAATTGACGGGAGTCGCCAACGCGGAAACCCGGATCCAGCTGCGGCAAGCACAAGGACAGCTGCAGAACAACGCCCGCTCCACCTTGCTGCAGGTTTTCGCCGGACTGGTGGTCGTCGTCGGCGGAGCGGCGACCTGGCGGCAGGTCAGAGTCAACCGCGACGGACAGTTCGCCGACCGGTTCACCCGCGGTGTCGAACAGCTCGGCAGCGACAACGTCGACGTCAGGGTCGGCGGCATCTACGCGTTGGAACGCATCGCCCACAACTCACCCGAGGATCGCCGGACGATCCAAGTGGTCATCAGCAGTTACGTCCGCAACCGATCACCGTGGCAGGCGGGTCTGGCCGACGGACCGGAGCATCCCACCCCCGTCGTCGACGAAAACCGGCCATGGCTGCGGATCCACTCCCCGGACATCCAAGCCGCGATGATCATCCTCGCGCGACGACCGCGCTCCCGTGACGCGCCCCGGCTCTATCTGTCCCGCGTCGATCTCCGCGGTCTGCAGTTGGAACGCAACCAGCTGACCGACGTCCACATGCGCTATGCCAATCTCGCCCGCGCCTGGCTGCCCTTCACCCGGCTCGACGACAGCGACTTGAAGTGCACCGATCTGCGGCGAGCGAACCTGGAAAGCGCGGGACTCGTCGGCGTATCCCTGTGCGGTGCCCATCTGCAGGGCGCCAACCTCCGCGGAGCAGACCTCCGCGACGCGGACCTTCGCGGTGCCGACATGCGTGCCCAGCACCTCGCGGAAGCGATACTGACCGGTGCCCGCGCCGACGAAACGACGGTCTGGCCCGAGGATTTCGGGCCAGACCGTCGCCGTGAACACGGGATTTCCTCAGCGGAATAG
- a CDS encoding ester cyclase yields the protein MSLTEAERNRAAFARLHDATNTGSLRIIETTIDEVVDPDVVFHAPVPMETTGAQALKQVWAVLLRGFPDLRVEVEDMLEDGDKLVCRNTVTGTHEGEFRGLPATGKTVSYNEIFIFRFAGGRIAEIWGVVDVFTQLRQLGALPA from the coding sequence ATGAGCCTCACCGAGGCGGAGCGCAATCGGGCGGCGTTCGCCCGCTTGCACGACGCGACCAACACCGGCAGCCTCCGGATCATCGAGACGACGATCGACGAGGTCGTCGATCCGGACGTGGTGTTCCACGCGCCGGTGCCGATGGAAACGACGGGAGCACAAGCACTCAAGCAAGTGTGGGCGGTGCTGCTCCGCGGATTCCCCGACCTGCGGGTCGAGGTCGAGGACATGCTCGAAGACGGCGACAAGCTCGTCTGCCGCAACACCGTCACCGGTACCCACGAAGGCGAGTTCAGAGGCCTCCCGGCAACGGGGAAGACGGTTTCCTACAACGAAATCTTCATCTTCCGCTTCGCCGGAGGGCGCATCGCCGAGATCTGGGGTGTCGTCGACGTCTTCACCCAGCTACGGCAACTCGGCGCCCTCCCGGCGTAG
- a CDS encoding histidine kinase has protein sequence MNAAPALTPTSRVLTWCLHLLLIALLALAAVRAVAGESAQAGAVVVAAVTCAVVYAAGPLLPRVRTSRRAATWWLTAVGVVWLALLVLTADGVWVAFPLYFLQLHLLPRRQGLLAVIVTTLAAIAAFAAHQGAFSPAAAIGPTLGAAVAVAVVWGYQALYRESEGRRNLIEELTATRADLAEAQHEAGVLAERERLAHEIHDTLAQGLSSIQLLLRAAERTLPDTAGNAVRYVEQARQAAADNLAEARRFVVALSPPALDDTTLADALERLCATTGARHGVATRFHLTGTPVPLPTTHEVALLRIGQAALANTVRHADAATAEVTLSYLGEHVALDVVDDGVGFESGSDGFGLTAMRTRTETLGGTFAVESSPGHGTTLSVRLPVEPEDRP, from the coding sequence GTGAACGCCGCGCCCGCCCTGACCCCGACCAGCCGGGTGCTGACCTGGTGTCTGCACCTGCTGCTCATCGCCCTGCTCGCCCTGGCGGCCGTGAGAGCGGTGGCCGGCGAGTCCGCCCAAGCGGGAGCTGTCGTCGTGGCGGCGGTGACGTGCGCCGTGGTGTACGCGGCCGGACCGCTCCTGCCCCGCGTCCGGACATCGCGACGAGCCGCCACGTGGTGGCTGACAGCGGTGGGCGTCGTGTGGCTGGCGCTGCTGGTGCTGACCGCCGACGGCGTGTGGGTCGCCTTCCCGCTGTACTTCCTGCAGTTGCACCTGCTGCCGCGTCGCCAAGGCCTGCTCGCGGTGATCGTGACCACGTTGGCCGCGATCGCCGCGTTCGCCGCCCATCAAGGCGCCTTCAGCCCGGCGGCGGCGATCGGACCGACACTCGGTGCGGCCGTCGCGGTCGCCGTCGTATGGGGATACCAGGCGCTGTACCGCGAAAGCGAAGGACGCCGGAACCTGATCGAGGAGCTCACCGCCACCCGCGCCGACCTCGCCGAAGCCCAGCACGAGGCAGGTGTGCTCGCCGAGAGGGAGCGGCTGGCCCACGAGATCCACGACACGCTCGCCCAAGGACTGTCGAGCATTCAACTCCTGTTGCGTGCGGCTGAAAGGACCCTGCCCGACACCGCGGGGAACGCCGTTCGCTACGTCGAACAGGCCCGGCAAGCAGCCGCGGACAACCTCGCCGAGGCCCGCCGCTTCGTCGTCGCGCTGTCCCCTCCAGCGCTCGACGACACCACGCTGGCCGACGCGTTGGAACGGTTGTGCGCCACCACCGGCGCTCGGCACGGGGTCGCCACCCGCTTCCACTTGACCGGCACCCCCGTTCCGCTGCCGACCACGCACGAGGTCGCGTTGCTGCGCATCGGCCAGGCCGCTCTCGCGAACACCGTCCGGCACGCCGACGCGGCCACCGCCGAGGTCACCTTGAGCTACCTGGGCGAGCACGTGGCCCTCGACGTCGTCGATGACGGCGTGGGCTTCGAGTCCGGCAGCGACGGTTTCGGGCTGACCGCGATGCGCACCCGCACCGAGACGCTGGGCGGGACCTTCGCCGTCGAGTCCTCCCCCGGGCACGGCACCACCTTGTCCGTACGGTTGCCCGTCGAACCCGAGGACCGCCCATGA
- a CDS encoding carboxymuconolactone decarboxylase family protein yields the protein MDARLDYFRNPVGGKFLKSIISAGKGLLDSSLSITVQELVRMRASQINGCAVCLDMHTKEAAAAGESAVRINLVAVWREATVFTDAERAALELTEQACRMADGGEITDEAWANAAKHFDEDQLAALVGVIALINAFNRVNAIVQNPAGDYRAGQFA from the coding sequence ATGGACGCCCGGCTCGACTACTTCCGCAACCCCGTCGGGGGAAAGTTCCTGAAGAGCATCATCTCGGCGGGAAAGGGGCTGCTCGACTCGTCTCTGTCGATCACCGTCCAGGAGCTGGTCCGGATGCGCGCGAGCCAGATCAACGGTTGTGCCGTATGCCTGGACATGCACACCAAGGAAGCGGCCGCCGCCGGTGAATCGGCCGTGCGGATCAACCTGGTCGCGGTGTGGCGGGAGGCGACGGTCTTCACCGACGCCGAGCGCGCCGCGCTGGAGCTGACCGAGCAGGCCTGCCGGATGGCCGACGGCGGTGAGATCACCGACGAGGCGTGGGCGAACGCCGCCAAGCACTTCGACGAGGACCAGCTCGCCGCGTTGGTGGGGGTGATCGCGCTGATCAACGCCTTCAACCGGGTGAACGCGATCGTCCAGAATCCCGCCGGCGACTACCGCGCCGGACAGTTCGCCTGA